A single window of Myxococcales bacterium DNA harbors:
- the uvrC gene encoding excinuclease ABC subunit UvrC, with the protein MTQSAEIEEKLGALPARPGCYVFRDSQGNALYIGKAKSLRARVRSYFQAGQSDTRGFIPLLQKQVADFETIVTSTEKEAAILENSLIKESRPRYNVKLRDDKEFLTLKLSLEHAWPRLDLVRKPESDKARYFGPYHSATAARRTLNLIEKHFQLRTCSDRELTSRSRPCLQYQIKRCPAPCVYEVDRDVYAQQLRAVTLFLDGRHDELTRELEQRMSEAAGAMEYELAALYRDQVRAVSLVREAQRVVAVSDRDQDVLGVYREGDLVELSLLSVRSGRVVDASSFSHRKLELPLDELVGAFLREHYAVDGLSAGLIPDEVVVPVLPEGAAGVAEWLSDRRQGIAREDGERARKVEIVAPARGAKRQLLELAVENARHAFEEKRRSAEDMDARLGLLQERLRLPRLPVRIECVDISHSAGKDTVGAVVRFSGGLPDKKGYRTYHVKGVADGDDYGAMYEVLARRFRRGRAAEEGDDKTEWELPDLLVVDGGRGQLGVALAAASDLGLCELPVVGLAKERESPLGDKLVDRIYLPGQKNPIALRPQSPELFLLARARDEAHRFSNRGRKQAGKRRTFTSELDRVKGIGEKTRRALLRELGSVQAVREADDAAILAVPGLNRQRLAALRAHFAKTTPTAPKPGP; encoded by the coding sequence ATGACCCAGTCCGCTGAGATTGAAGAAAAACTGGGCGCGCTGCCGGCGCGGCCGGGCTGCTACGTGTTCCGCGACTCGCAGGGCAACGCGCTCTACATCGGCAAGGCCAAGAGCCTGCGCGCGCGGGTGCGCAGTTACTTCCAGGCTGGGCAGAGTGACACGCGCGGCTTCATCCCGCTCTTGCAGAAACAGGTCGCCGACTTCGAGACCATCGTCACCTCGACCGAGAAGGAGGCGGCCATCCTCGAGAACAGCCTGATCAAGGAGAGCCGCCCTCGCTACAACGTCAAGCTGCGCGACGACAAAGAGTTCCTGACCCTGAAACTCTCTCTCGAGCACGCCTGGCCGCGCCTCGACCTGGTCCGTAAGCCGGAGTCCGACAAGGCGCGTTATTTTGGTCCGTACCACTCGGCGACCGCCGCGCGGCGCACGCTGAACTTGATCGAGAAACACTTCCAGCTGCGCACCTGCTCCGATCGCGAGCTCACGAGTCGCTCGCGTCCGTGTTTGCAGTATCAGATCAAGCGCTGTCCCGCGCCCTGTGTGTACGAGGTCGATCGGGACGTGTACGCGCAGCAGCTGCGCGCGGTCACGTTGTTCCTCGACGGGCGCCACGACGAGCTCACGCGCGAGCTCGAACAGCGCATGTCCGAGGCGGCCGGGGCCATGGAATACGAGCTGGCGGCGCTGTATCGCGATCAGGTGCGTGCGGTGTCACTGGTGCGCGAGGCCCAGCGCGTGGTCGCGGTGAGTGATCGCGACCAGGACGTGCTCGGTGTGTACCGTGAGGGGGATCTGGTCGAGCTCTCGCTGCTCAGCGTGCGGAGCGGGCGGGTGGTCGATGCGTCGAGCTTCAGCCACCGCAAGCTCGAGCTGCCCCTCGACGAGCTGGTCGGGGCCTTCTTGCGCGAGCACTACGCGGTCGACGGGCTCAGCGCGGGCCTGATCCCGGACGAGGTCGTCGTGCCCGTCCTGCCGGAGGGCGCGGCGGGCGTCGCCGAGTGGCTCAGCGATCGCCGTCAGGGCATCGCGCGCGAAGACGGGGAGCGCGCGCGCAAGGTGGAGATCGTGGCGCCGGCCCGGGGCGCCAAGCGGCAGCTGCTCGAGCTGGCCGTCGAGAACGCACGCCACGCCTTCGAAGAAAAACGACGTTCGGCCGAGGACATGGACGCGCGCCTGGGGCTCTTGCAAGAGCGACTGCGCTTGCCGCGTCTGCCGGTGCGGATCGAGTGCGTCGACATCTCACACTCCGCCGGCAAAGACACGGTCGGCGCGGTGGTGCGGTTCTCCGGCGGCCTGCCCGACAAGAAGGGCTACCGCACCTATCACGTGAAGGGCGTCGCCGACGGCGACGACTACGGGGCCATGTACGAGGTGCTCGCGCGCCGCTTCCGCCGCGGTCGTGCTGCCGAGGAGGGCGACGACAAGACCGAGTGGGAGCTGCCGGATCTGTTGGTCGTCGATGGCGGACGCGGCCAGCTCGGCGTCGCGCTGGCGGCCGCGAGTGATCTCGGTCTGTGCGAGCTGCCGGTGGTGGGGCTGGCCAAGGAACGGGAGTCACCGCTCGGCGACAAGCTCGTCGATCGCATCTACCTGCCCGGGCAGAAGAACCCGATCGCGCTTCGACCCCAGAGCCCCGAGCTGTTCTTGCTCGCGCGGGCCCGGGACGAAGCCCATCGCTTCTCCAACCGCGGCCGCAAGCAGGCGGGCAAACGCCGCACCTTCACGAGTGAGCTCGATCGCGTGAAGGGCATCGGCGAAAAGACTCGGCGTGCTCTGTTGCGTGAGCTCGGCAGTGTCCAGGCCGTGCGCGAGGCGGACGATGCGGCGATCCTCGCGGTGCCCGGCCTGAACCGGCAGAGGCTCGCGGCGCTCCGGGCCCACTTCGCCAAGACCACGCCGACCGCCCCGAAGCCGGGGCCCTGA
- a CDS encoding dihydrofolate reductase family protein, which yields MGLLTFSINVTLDGCVDHQEGIADDETHAFFTRLMDEGGVMLWGRVTYEMMESYWPAVARGDEDAPPAVREWAVKLEAKPKYVVSSTRKDFPWTNSHHIAGDLRSGVQKLKDATPAGVLLGSGKLAAELDRLELIDEYKFLVHPRLAGHGPTLYQSGLPSTRRLELVSTKPLQNGAVAMHYRRAR from the coding sequence ATGGGACTCTTGACCTTCAGCATCAACGTCACCTTGGACGGCTGCGTTGACCACCAAGAGGGGATCGCCGATGACGAGACACACGCCTTCTTCACCCGCCTCATGGACGAGGGCGGGGTGATGCTGTGGGGCCGCGTCACCTACGAGATGATGGAGAGCTACTGGCCGGCGGTCGCCCGCGGCGACGAGGACGCGCCGCCAGCGGTGCGCGAGTGGGCGGTCAAGCTGGAGGCCAAGCCGAAATACGTGGTGTCGTCGACACGAAAGGACTTCCCTTGGACCAATAGCCACCACATCGCGGGCGACCTGCGCTCGGGCGTGCAGAAGCTCAAGGACGCGACGCCAGCCGGCGTGCTCCTGGGTAGCGGCAAGCTCGCGGCCGAGCTGGACCGGCTGGAGCTGATCGACGAGTACAAGTTCCTCGTCCACCCCAGGCTCGCCGGTCACGGCCCGACCCTGTACCAGAGCGGCCTGCCCAGCACGCGACGGCTCGAGCTGGTCTCGACAAAGCCGCTCCAGAACGGCGCCGTCGCCATGCACTACCGGCGCGCCCGCTGA
- a CDS encoding response regulator transcription factor, which yields MDPRKTILVIEDEPHILLRLKDALSFEGYRVVTASNGKEGLTQARAERPNVVLLDLMLPDMNGYQICEELRRQDAFVPIIMLTARSQEADKIRGLDAGADDYVTKPFSVGELIARIRALFRRTGRPVDASSFEIGEVTVNVTAHTVQKGKHDPEQLSFYEVELLRLLHERAGTPVSREEILNKIWGVDANPTNRTIDNFIVKLRRKVEKRPDKPEHILTVYGYGYKLVP from the coding sequence ATGGACCCCAGGAAGACCATCCTCGTGATCGAGGACGAGCCCCACATCTTGCTCAGGCTCAAGGATGCCCTCTCGTTCGAGGGCTATCGCGTCGTGACCGCCTCGAACGGGAAAGAAGGTCTGACGCAGGCTCGCGCCGAGCGGCCCAACGTCGTGCTCCTCGATCTGATGCTGCCGGACATGAACGGTTATCAGATCTGCGAGGAGCTGCGTCGTCAGGACGCGTTCGTGCCCATCATCATGCTGACCGCCCGCAGCCAGGAGGCCGACAAGATCCGCGGGCTGGATGCCGGCGCGGACGACTACGTGACCAAGCCCTTCAGCGTCGGTGAGCTCATCGCTCGCATCCGGGCGCTGTTTCGTCGGACCGGGCGCCCTGTCGACGCCAGCAGCTTCGAGATCGGCGAGGTCACGGTCAACGTCACGGCGCACACCGTGCAGAAGGGCAAACACGACCCCGAACAGCTAAGCTTCTACGAGGTCGAGCTGTTGCGCCTGTTGCACGAGCGGGCCGGCACTCCGGTGAGCCGGGAAGAAATCTTGAACAAGATCTGGGGCGTCGACGCCAACCCCACCAACCGCACCATCGACAACTTCATCGTGAAGCTTCGGCGCAAGGTGGAGAAACGCCCGGACAAACCCGAGCACATTCTCACGGTCTACGGCTACGGCTACAAGCTGGTGCCCTGA
- a CDS encoding M23 family metallopeptidase — MQPLTQASLLLAALTALGQAAEHGRPLVSTSTRRHASLEPNAAPERAFRSACPEGTLPDQGVCIPVPRAAEGAAELIAEQNAHRDKSGALRVYDQIPRRPERPSDYRKYRWPVAPLPGQNLVVSGYDLDRPDVQQRRGTHIKAVGHGGIDLGQRRGTEVRLVALEHQSGDAEVLFVGEVFGNSVVTRHPVRENDRLREYIIVYGHLEGPAPGLARGMNLREGSLVGFVGDSGSPGDVHLHFEVRRVREGLNVASLAPGELTRNARTVVCDPRNVLPLAAD, encoded by the coding sequence GTGCAACCCCTCACCCAGGCCAGCCTGCTCCTGGCCGCGCTGACTGCGCTGGGGCAGGCCGCGGAGCACGGGCGTCCCTTGGTGAGCACGAGCACGCGGCGGCACGCCTCGCTCGAACCGAACGCCGCACCGGAGCGGGCCTTCCGAAGCGCCTGCCCGGAGGGCACCCTGCCGGATCAGGGAGTGTGCATCCCCGTTCCACGCGCGGCCGAAGGTGCGGCCGAGCTGATCGCAGAGCAGAACGCACATCGGGACAAGAGCGGCGCCTTGCGCGTCTACGATCAGATCCCGCGCCGCCCGGAGCGCCCGAGCGACTACCGCAAGTACCGCTGGCCGGTGGCACCACTGCCCGGCCAGAACCTCGTCGTGAGTGGCTACGATCTGGATCGCCCCGACGTGCAGCAACGGCGCGGCACGCACATCAAGGCAGTCGGTCACGGCGGCATCGATCTCGGTCAGCGACGCGGCACCGAGGTTCGACTCGTCGCGCTGGAACATCAGTCCGGCGACGCCGAGGTTCTGTTCGTCGGCGAGGTCTTCGGCAACTCCGTCGTCACTCGGCACCCGGTGCGCGAGAACGACCGCCTGCGCGAGTACATCATCGTCTACGGACACCTCGAGGGCCCGGCTCCCGGGCTGGCGCGGGGCATGAATCTGCGTGAGGGTTCCCTGGTCGGCTTTGTGGGCGACAGCGGCAGTCCCGGCGACGTGCACCTTCACTTCGAGGTGCGTCGGGTGCGCGAGGGGCTCAACGTGGCCTCGCTGGCTCCGGGTGAGCTGACCCGAAACGCGCGCACGGTGGTGTGTGACCCGCGCAACGTCCTCCCGCTAGCGGCAGACTGA
- a CDS encoding class I SAM-dependent methyltransferase has product METFVVPRYLSFFGELALELLLAGEGARIVHLGCRTGYPDRQLCDLASGAGVIGLDASSAAIDLARSKLNPDAATSIEYLLSTELPTGLEAGAFTHALCLHPMGTHEDRDALYREMYRLLCDEGQALIALPLRGSFQEVGDLFREYALKHDDGDLGKVVEEAMASRHSIETLSEEIEASGLDDVDVEIRSTTLTFDSGRAFVEDPVSRLLILPELAIMLGGIDLTTPLAYARDAIDKYWSEGKFELTLNIGCASARR; this is encoded by the coding sequence ATGGAGACCTTCGTCGTCCCCCGCTACCTCTCGTTTTTTGGGGAGCTCGCGCTGGAGCTCCTGCTCGCCGGAGAGGGCGCTCGGATCGTCCATCTCGGGTGTCGTACGGGTTACCCGGACCGGCAACTCTGTGATCTCGCGAGCGGCGCCGGGGTCATCGGGCTCGACGCCTCGAGCGCGGCGATCGACCTCGCCAGATCGAAGCTCAACCCGGACGCAGCCACGAGCATCGAGTACCTGCTCTCCACGGAGCTCCCGACGGGACTCGAGGCCGGCGCGTTCACCCACGCGCTCTGCCTTCACCCGATGGGGACGCATGAGGACCGTGACGCGTTGTATCGGGAGATGTACCGCCTGCTCTGCGACGAAGGGCAGGCGTTGATCGCGCTGCCGCTCCGCGGATCGTTCCAGGAGGTCGGCGATCTGTTTCGCGAGTATGCGCTGAAACACGACGACGGGGATCTCGGCAAGGTCGTCGAGGAAGCGATGGCGAGTCGCCACAGCATCGAGACGCTCTCGGAAGAGATCGAGGCGAGCGGCTTGGACGACGTGGACGTCGAGATCCGGTCCACCACACTCACGTTCGACAGCGGGCGGGCGTTCGTCGAAGATCCGGTCAGCCGGCTGCTCATCTTGCCGGAGCTCGCCATCATGCTCGGGGGCATCGATCTCACGACCCCGCTGGCCTATGCCCGGGACGCCATCGACAAGTACTGGTCCGAGGGAAAATTCGAGCTGACGCTCAACATCGGTTGCGCAAGCGCGCGGCGCTAG
- a CDS encoding protein kinase: MRLGDLVADRFRILDRAGAGGMGVVYRAEDRERGHTVAFKVLHDDQRPDRFLREAAMLADLSHPAVVRYVAHGVTDRGELYLAMEWLDSSSLSSVLAARRLGLGECVLVLRRICEGLAVAHELGMVHRDLKPGNILLPDGELAHAKLIDFGIARRRFDPRITERGLLLGTLAYMSPEQARGAQLIETSSDVFSLGSLVYKCMTGDTPFGGGASTAVLAKILLDEPEPLSELAAGIPAAFAELVARMLAKAPEHRPRDARAVLNALVEIGADAPAAGAPAGITSRERRMVWTALLGGGASPEDTDTVAVAPLQAESAAERRLDEHVNSSGGRADTLADGTRVASFVSGGTPKDEAEKAVRIAARMCDLFPERPVALGSGLGLVGGRAPVGEAIDACVRLIALTKPGCVTLDDATAELVGDSYEIARDPRGHAMLGARRDADGTRKLLGRATTCVGRDRELSTLDALFQECVEEPVARVALVVAPAGVGKSRLRYEIVRRARELRPDVEVLVGRAESVSAGSPFGLLRSALGQTLGVRDTESLTSNQARLEERVRRHARAATDVRQTAVFLGELTEIPFPVDAHDRLLAARQNPTLLGDAMRGAWLDFLADECRAHPVLLVLEDLHWGDLPTVNFVDAALAELHDLPLFVLALARPEVHDLMPKLWERREPIELRLGPLRKSASLALAREVLGESAVAAVVERAVELADGNAFFLEELIRAVADGREHLPATVLDMLQARLEALGPEPRRLLRAAAVFGEQFRHGGVIAVLGQSADEALVSSTLEDLTARELISKRREGGALSEIEYVFRHATLRDAVYATLTPDDRALGHRLAADWLSASGSGDALGLAEHYRQGLCPGPAARFYLSAAEQALEGADLAAVLARVQRALELNPDDSTRGELHYLAADAHFWRGEYLDAEHHARAAVDLLPAGSGRWYVAIGALCSAAGTLGKDQELIAWAGRAMARAPLDEEARANQIVAMIRASHGHLKLGLHAAADELITRADELSADLSKLTLLGRAWVHHGRSARAYYDGDVGKFVAEVELALLDFDAIGDWRTGGNARANLGYAALSIGDFDRAERLLEEALGHTERLGLAGIGHYVLHNLGLVRAHRGRFEEAIELERRAIHEAETRNETLLIGASHLYMALILLMAGRPAEAELEAQKAQTAAPNVPVLIAQGLAAEATALLARAQPERALEKARAAFALLDERGTTDEAEGRVRCAMAEALAETGSVEEARESARLAVTRLRERAEKLGDSGLARGFMENVPEHARLVALAEG; the protein is encoded by the coding sequence GTGCGCCTCGGTGACCTCGTTGCTGACCGATTTCGCATCCTGGACCGAGCCGGTGCGGGTGGCATGGGGGTGGTGTACCGCGCGGAAGACCGGGAGCGCGGCCATACCGTCGCCTTCAAGGTGTTGCACGACGACCAGCGACCCGACCGCTTCCTGCGCGAAGCAGCCATGCTCGCGGATCTATCCCACCCCGCCGTGGTGCGCTACGTCGCCCACGGCGTCACGGATCGAGGTGAGCTATACCTCGCGATGGAGTGGCTGGACTCGTCCAGCCTGTCGAGCGTGCTCGCCGCGCGGCGCCTCGGCCTCGGCGAGTGTGTGCTCGTGCTCCGACGCATCTGCGAGGGGCTCGCCGTCGCACACGAGCTGGGCATGGTTCATCGCGACCTCAAGCCCGGCAACATCCTGCTGCCAGATGGCGAGCTGGCCCACGCGAAGCTGATCGACTTCGGCATCGCGCGCCGACGTTTCGATCCGCGCATCACCGAGCGCGGACTCTTGCTCGGAACCCTCGCGTACATGTCGCCGGAACAAGCTCGAGGCGCACAACTCATCGAGACCAGCTCGGACGTCTTTTCGCTCGGCAGCCTGGTGTACAAATGCATGACGGGCGACACACCGTTCGGCGGCGGCGCGTCCACCGCGGTCCTCGCGAAGATCCTGCTCGACGAACCCGAACCGCTCTCGGAGCTCGCCGCCGGTATTCCAGCCGCGTTCGCCGAACTGGTGGCGCGCATGCTGGCCAAGGCCCCCGAACACAGGCCCCGAGACGCCAGGGCGGTGCTCAATGCGCTGGTCGAAATCGGTGCGGATGCACCGGCCGCAGGCGCACCGGCCGGCATCACCAGCCGCGAGCGGCGCATGGTGTGGACCGCCTTGCTCGGCGGAGGCGCCTCTCCCGAAGACACGGACACCGTCGCCGTCGCTCCGCTTCAGGCGGAGAGCGCCGCGGAGCGCCGACTGGACGAGCACGTGAATTCCTCCGGCGGCCGCGCAGATACCCTGGCCGACGGGACACGTGTCGCCAGCTTCGTCAGCGGCGGAACCCCGAAAGATGAGGCGGAGAAGGCCGTCCGGATCGCAGCGCGGATGTGCGATCTATTTCCCGAGCGGCCGGTGGCCCTGGGTTCGGGGCTCGGGCTCGTGGGCGGCAGGGCACCGGTCGGTGAGGCCATCGATGCGTGCGTGCGACTGATCGCGCTGACCAAGCCCGGCTGTGTGACGCTGGACGACGCGACGGCCGAGCTCGTCGGCGACAGTTACGAGATCGCCCGGGACCCGCGCGGCCACGCGATGTTGGGAGCGCGCCGTGACGCCGACGGCACCCGCAAGCTCTTGGGACGCGCGACGACCTGCGTGGGGCGAGACCGCGAGCTGTCCACCCTCGATGCCCTGTTCCAAGAGTGTGTGGAGGAACCAGTGGCGCGGGTCGCGCTGGTGGTCGCGCCGGCGGGGGTTGGCAAGTCTCGCCTGCGCTACGAGATCGTGCGCCGCGCCCGGGAGCTTCGACCCGACGTCGAGGTGCTGGTGGGTCGCGCGGAGAGCGTGAGCGCCGGCTCCCCGTTCGGGCTGCTTCGAAGCGCGCTGGGGCAGACCCTCGGCGTGCGCGACACGGAGAGCCTGACCTCGAACCAGGCGCGGCTCGAAGAACGCGTGCGCCGACACGCGCGAGCGGCGACCGACGTGAGACAGACCGCGGTCTTTCTTGGAGAGCTCACGGAGATCCCGTTCCCGGTGGACGCCCACGATCGACTGCTGGCGGCGCGTCAAAATCCGACGCTCTTGGGCGACGCGATGCGCGGCGCTTGGTTGGATTTTCTGGCGGACGAGTGCCGCGCTCATCCGGTCCTTCTGGTGCTCGAGGATCTGCACTGGGGCGATTTGCCGACGGTCAATTTCGTCGATGCAGCACTCGCCGAGTTGCATGACCTGCCGCTGTTCGTGCTCGCCCTCGCACGACCGGAGGTTCACGATCTGATGCCCAAGCTGTGGGAGCGGCGCGAACCGATTGAGCTTCGCCTGGGTCCACTCCGGAAGTCCGCCTCGCTGGCGCTGGCCCGCGAGGTACTGGGAGAGTCCGCCGTCGCCGCGGTGGTCGAGCGCGCGGTCGAGCTCGCCGACGGCAACGCTTTTTTTCTCGAAGAGCTGATCCGCGCCGTCGCCGACGGACGCGAACATCTCCCGGCGACGGTGCTCGACATGCTCCAGGCCCGACTCGAGGCGCTGGGTCCAGAGCCGCGACGCTTGCTCCGCGCGGCCGCGGTGTTCGGCGAGCAGTTTCGCCACGGCGGGGTGATCGCGGTGCTGGGCCAGAGCGCCGACGAGGCCCTGGTGAGCTCGACCTTGGAAGATCTGACGGCGCGCGAGCTGATCTCGAAGCGACGAGAGGGGGGCGCGCTCAGCGAGATCGAATACGTGTTTCGGCACGCCACGCTGCGTGACGCGGTCTACGCGACGCTGACTCCGGACGACCGCGCCCTCGGGCACCGCCTGGCCGCGGACTGGCTGTCGGCGTCCGGCTCCGGCGACGCGCTCGGCCTGGCCGAACACTACCGACAAGGTCTGTGTCCGGGCCCGGCCGCTCGATTCTACTTGAGCGCAGCGGAGCAAGCCCTCGAGGGGGCGGATCTCGCCGCCGTCCTCGCCCGCGTGCAGCGGGCGCTCGAGCTGAACCCCGACGACTCGACCCGCGGCGAGCTGCACTACCTCGCCGCGGACGCCCACTTCTGGCGAGGCGAATACCTGGACGCCGAGCATCACGCCCGAGCAGCGGTCGACCTCCTGCCCGCAGGCTCCGGCCGCTGGTACGTCGCCATCGGCGCGCTGTGCAGCGCGGCGGGCACCCTCGGCAAAGACCAGGAGCTGATCGCCTGGGCGGGGCGCGCCATGGCCCGAGCCCCCCTGGACGAAGAGGCGCGAGCCAACCAGATCGTCGCGATGATCCGCGCCTCACATGGCCACCTGAAGCTCGGACTTCACGCGGCTGCCGACGAGCTCATCACCCGCGCCGACGAGCTCTCGGCCGACCTCTCCAAGCTGACGCTACTCGGCCGCGCCTGGGTGCATCACGGCAGAAGCGCACGCGCGTACTACGACGGTGACGTCGGAAAGTTCGTCGCCGAGGTCGAGCTCGCGCTTCTGGACTTCGACGCGATCGGCGACTGGCGTACGGGCGGGAACGCTCGTGCGAACCTGGGGTACGCCGCGCTCTCCATCGGCGACTTCGACCGGGCTGAGCGGCTGCTCGAAGAGGCCCTCGGCCACACCGAGCGGCTCGGACTCGCGGGGATCGGTCATTACGTGCTGCACAACCTCGGTCTCGTACGGGCGCACCGTGGGCGGTTTGAAGAGGCAATCGAGCTCGAGCGCCGCGCCATCCACGAAGCCGAGACACGCAACGAGACGTTGCTCATTGGCGCGTCACACCTGTACATGGCCCTGATCCTGCTCATGGCAGGTCGCCCGGCGGAGGCCGAGCTCGAGGCTCAGAAGGCCCAGACCGCGGCGCCGAACGTCCCGGTGCTGATCGCGCAGGGCCTTGCCGCCGAAGCGACCGCGCTGCTCGCACGAGCGCAGCCGGAGCGCGCCCTCGAAAAGGCGCGCGCGGCCTTCGCGCTGCTCGATGAACGAGGCACCACCGACGAGGCGGAGGGGCGGGTGCGCTGCGCAATGGCCGAGGCGCTGGCGGAAACCGGCAGCGTCGAAGAAGCACGCGAGAGCGCAAGGCTCGCCGTGACACGCCTGCGAGAGCGCGCCGAGAAGCTCGGGGACTCGGGCCTGGCCCGGGGGTTCATGGAGAATGTGCCCGAGCACGCTCGCCTGGTCGCGCTGGCGGAAGGTTGA